A region from the Gemmatimonadota bacterium genome encodes:
- the pssA gene encoding CDP-diacylglycerol--serine O-phosphatidyltransferase, which produces MRRPPPLRRTVVLLPNGFTLANLFLGVFAIVAASRGDYSRAGAYVVFGAVCDALDGRIARATQTGSRFGEELDSLVDAISFGLAPGLIMYFAVLNQQGWDWLFTFLFAMCAVIRLARFNVEQAGRKKSHFRGLPSPAAGTTLATYYWFSQTPLYTQTMIADLPWHVMLRYIMLGLGFLMISNVSYAAVPTVGYRTVKEILGSLLVLATIIGVIFLPKQFFFPALMGYVLYGLGRTVLFGLLGRLPAEELDLPDEDGEVDERRRRRRRRRRPDADAPLTPPSSPTV; this is translated from the coding sequence CGAATGGCTTCACCCTCGCCAACCTGTTCCTTGGCGTGTTTGCGATCGTGGCCGCGTCGCGCGGGGACTACTCCCGCGCCGGTGCCTATGTCGTTTTTGGGGCGGTCTGTGATGCCCTCGACGGTCGCATTGCCCGCGCGACGCAGACCGGCAGTCGCTTTGGCGAGGAACTGGACTCCCTGGTGGACGCGATCTCCTTCGGGCTCGCCCCGGGATTGATCATGTACTTCGCCGTCCTCAACCAACAAGGTTGGGACTGGCTCTTCACGTTCCTGTTCGCCATGTGCGCCGTGATCCGCCTCGCGCGGTTCAACGTGGAGCAGGCGGGCCGCAAGAAGTCGCACTTCAGGGGCCTGCCGAGTCCGGCGGCGGGGACGACGCTGGCGACATACTATTGGTTCTCGCAGACCCCGTTGTACACGCAGACCATGATCGCGGACCTGCCGTGGCACGTGATGCTGCGGTACATCATGCTCGGGCTCGGCTTCTTGATGATCAGCAACGTGTCCTACGCGGCAGTCCCGACGGTGGGGTACCGCACCGTCAAGGAAATTCTCGGCAGCCTCCTGGTGCTGGCGACGATCATCGGGGTCATCTTCCTGCCCAAGCAGTTCTTCTTTCCTGCGCTGATGGGCTACGTGTTGTATGGCCTTGGGCGCACGGTACTATTTGGCCTGCTTGGCCGCCTGCCCGCGGAAGAACTCGACCTGCCCGACGAAGACGGTGAGGTGGACGAACGGCGCCGGCGGCGTCGTCGCCGCCGCCGACCGGACGCGGACGCCCCTCTCACACCACCCTCTTCACCTACCGTCTGA
- the purS gene encoding phosphoribosylformylglycinamidine synthase subunit PurS: MPRFRVAVHVVPRKGILDPQGKAVRDALHTLGFGSVVDAHVGRHLVLEVDAPSEAEASAGVRTMCDKLLANPVTEDYEIAGVQPA; the protein is encoded by the coding sequence ATGCCTCGCTTTCGCGTTGCCGTCCACGTTGTTCCGCGCAAGGGGATTCTCGATCCGCAAGGCAAGGCGGTGCGCGACGCCCTGCACACCCTCGGCTTTGGGTCGGTTGTTGACGCCCACGTGGGGCGACACCTCGTGTTGGAGGTCGACGCGCCCTCCGAGGCCGAGGCATCCGCTGGTGTGCGCACCATGTGTGACAAGCTCCTCGCCAATCCGGTCACCGAAGACTACGAAATCGCCGGGGTGCAGCCCGCATGA
- a CDS encoding zf-TFIIB domain-containing protein, whose amino-acid sequence MPDSKPTRAEDEYFVKQDAELIKEQRARLDAERARAERRSHFMKCPKCGADLQEVDFHHMKLDRCAECGGLWLDKGEMEMLEHVDQSAVRGFIRSLFGLK is encoded by the coding sequence ATGCCTGATTCAAAGCCGACCCGCGCTGAGGACGAATACTTCGTCAAGCAGGACGCGGAACTCATCAAGGAACAGCGCGCCCGCCTCGATGCCGAACGTGCGCGCGCCGAGCGTCGATCGCACTTTATGAAGTGCCCCAAGTGCGGCGCAGACCTGCAGGAAGTGGACTTCCACCACATGAAGCTCGACCGCTGCGCCGAGTGTGGCGGGTTGTGGCTCGACAAGGGCGAGATGGAGATGCTGGAGCACGTCGACCAGAGCGCCGTGCGCGGCTTCATCCGATCGCTCTTCGGGCTGAAGTAG
- the purQ gene encoding phosphoribosylformylglycinamidine synthase subunit PurQ, whose product MKFGIVLFPGTNRDGDAWDAVTGPLGATAVRLWHKDHDLQGADVVILPGGFSYGDYLRAGAIARFSPIMQEVVAFARGGGPVIGICNGFQILCEAHLLPGALMRNASLQFRSMPVTLRVENATTRFTNQYRAGQLLRVPIAHGDGRFAIDPDGLRALEDAGQVVFRYTDRHGLPTEDANPNGSLDHIAGIINTNGNVMGLMPHPENAIDPMLGSTDGLGIFTSLLAHVGA is encoded by the coding sequence ATGAAGTTCGGCATCGTCCTCTTTCCGGGCACCAACCGCGATGGTGATGCGTGGGACGCGGTGACGGGTCCCCTCGGCGCCACCGCCGTGCGCTTGTGGCACAAGGACCACGACCTTCAGGGCGCTGACGTCGTCATCCTGCCGGGCGGGTTCTCGTATGGCGACTACTTGCGCGCGGGCGCGATTGCCCGGTTCAGCCCGATCATGCAGGAGGTCGTCGCGTTCGCCCGGGGCGGAGGGCCAGTCATTGGCATCTGCAATGGCTTCCAGATCCTGTGTGAAGCACATCTGCTGCCCGGCGCGCTGATGCGCAATGCCTCCCTGCAGTTCCGCAGCATGCCGGTCACACTGCGGGTGGAGAATGCTACCACGCGTTTCACCAACCAGTACCGTGCCGGGCAGCTCCTGCGCGTGCCCATCGCCCATGGGGATGGACGTTTCGCCATCGATCCGGACGGCCTGCGTGCCCTCGAGGACGCGGGCCAGGTGGTCTTTCGGTACACGGACCGCCACGGCCTGCCCACCGAGGACGCCAACCCCAACGGCTCCCTGGACCACATCGCCGGCATCATCAACACGAACGGAAACGTGATGGGATTGATGCCACATCCCGAGAATGCGATCGACCCGATGCTGGGGTCGACCGACGGCCTCGGCATCTTTACCTCGCTCCTTGCCCACGTCGGCGCCTGA